A single Maridesulfovibrio frigidus DSM 17176 DNA region contains:
- a CDS encoding motility associated factor glycosyltransferase family protein, with product MSAYPFLKENIEALETYNPPLYAWLSSQDIDEEKLTQCLFKNRWDVLDWKMENGKGMFEAMMPNFIYNEWKIPDRADTSATFIIGCNLGYGLNSVLMKTPDSHKVIVSEPNPVMLLACLGQTDYRPFMKSGKLHFCPVDEGSLMNIIKDLDLQFVYGKIYLRLDMPSQQLGPEYAKWSATVRNKMESFTVEMTTLRLKQDVMVGNELENYSRSVSDGTISTLKNAGAGLGAVILGAGPSLAEFGPELAENPGNAIYVTALQTLPAVQKTGIKPHFCIGLDYNDSMLRVYDQLDSEWAKDIPLIYSTKLDHKVLEAYPGPTIPMWTLGGLGTFALNQHEYVFDAGSNVSNTLNRFLDWCGFNHILLVGQDFAWKGKISHALGHQNAGATFPESALVHLKNEDGEDLTSSIQYMTSKREMEDDLKQIKTPVYNLYGGGALINGTRNVDMQKVNMKGILSSAPGSMDYFLTALNMARTPRPAPVFDSRCQKWNVSIRNATKKLEKLFRKLSKNQAEIHKTFYDVYFFLRQDPLYLPYLYNEILDMAGLARAKTHYEPKDLPHFKRIAKKTIKKVRYMDRCLSLENKKIAA from the coding sequence ATGTCAGCTTACCCATTCCTGAAAGAAAACATCGAAGCGCTGGAAACATACAACCCGCCTCTTTACGCTTGGCTAAGCAGTCAGGATATTGACGAAGAAAAACTGACCCAGTGTTTATTTAAAAACAGATGGGACGTCCTCGACTGGAAAATGGAAAACGGAAAAGGCATGTTCGAAGCAATGATGCCGAACTTCATATACAACGAATGGAAAATTCCCGATAGAGCAGATACAAGCGCAACTTTCATTATTGGTTGCAATCTGGGTTATGGCCTCAACAGTGTTCTGATGAAAACACCAGACTCACATAAAGTTATTGTTTCAGAACCAAACCCGGTAATGTTGCTAGCCTGTCTGGGCCAAACCGACTACCGCCCATTCATGAAAAGCGGTAAACTCCATTTTTGCCCCGTCGATGAAGGCAGTCTGATGAATATCATTAAAGACCTAGACCTTCAATTCGTATACGGCAAAATTTATTTGCGCCTTGATATGCCAAGTCAGCAACTTGGACCTGAATATGCCAAATGGTCTGCAACTGTCAGAAATAAAATGGAATCTTTCACTGTTGAAATGACAACTTTACGCCTGAAGCAGGATGTAATGGTTGGAAATGAGCTGGAAAACTATTCCAGATCCGTTTCAGATGGAACTATTTCCACTCTCAAAAATGCGGGAGCTGGGTTAGGTGCTGTAATTCTTGGCGCTGGACCATCCCTTGCGGAATTCGGACCAGAATTAGCTGAAAATCCGGGCAACGCAATATATGTAACAGCTCTACAAACTTTACCTGCGGTTCAAAAAACAGGCATTAAGCCACACTTTTGCATTGGGCTCGATTACAATGATTCTATGCTCCGGGTATACGATCAGTTGGACAGTGAATGGGCCAAAGATATTCCGCTGATTTATTCCACAAAACTAGATCACAAAGTGCTGGAAGCATACCCCGGCCCCACTATCCCAATGTGGACACTTGGAGGCCTCGGAACATTCGCCTTAAACCAACATGAATACGTGTTTGATGCAGGAAGTAATGTCAGTAATACTTTGAATAGATTCCTCGACTGGTGCGGATTCAACCATATCCTGCTTGTAGGGCAAGATTTCGCATGGAAAGGTAAAATTTCTCATGCCTTAGGCCATCAAAACGCAGGAGCGACATTCCCCGAAAGTGCATTGGTTCATCTCAAGAATGAAGATGGAGAAGATTTGACTTCTTCAATTCAGTACATGACCTCCAAACGCGAAATGGAAGATGACCTCAAACAAATTAAGACTCCTGTCTATAATTTATACGGCGGCGGAGCTTTAATAAACGGAACTCGAAATGTAGACATGCAAAAAGTCAACATGAAGGGGATTCTATCCTCAGCGCCAGGATCCATGGATTATTTTTTGACAGCGCTGAATATGGCCCGCACTCCGAGGCCAGCGCCAGTATTTGATTCAAGGTGTCAAAAATGGAATGTATCAATTAGGAATGCAACCAAAAAGCTGGAAAAACTTTTCCGTAAACTCTCAAAGAATCAGGCTGAAATACATAAAACATTTTATGATGTTTATTTCTTCCTGCGCCAAGACCCGCTCTATCTTCCTTATCTCTACAATGAGATTCTGGACATGGCAGGCCTTGCAAGAGCAAAGACGCACTATGAGCCAAAAGATCTACCTCACTTTAAGCGGATTGCTAAAAAGACAATCAAAAAGGTTAGATACATGGACCGCTGTCTCAGTTTAGAAAACAAAAAAATCGCCGCCTGA
- a CDS encoding cysteine synthase, with amino-acid sequence MFAKDILELVGGTPLVEMRHLNPSEKVKILAKLEAMNPGGSIKDRVARAMIKRAEESGELTPDKIIIEATSGNTGIGLAMACAVKGYKLMLIMPETASEERKMIMRAYGADILLTPGHLATDGAIEQAYRFCREEPEKYLLTDQYNNTASVAAHYNGTAQEIWDQTDGKVTHVVACLGTTGTIMGLTQRLKELNKDIQVIAVEPRPGHKIQGLKNMQESYPPGIYDKQKLDRIINVEDVDAFECCRRLAKEEGVFVGMSSGAAMSGAAAIANELEDGLVVTIFPDGGERYLSTPLFRPQVFKGPKIFDQSTGEDKILSGTDAETGMFTMGPSFDNPYDPEPFRRIVMLDVLARHLEREGSKVSALVGLADLEDQTLAVSRDRGVSRESFAKEVTIAMEKAAGILGVRDTIRFSRASTCVDRTIEICRTMLAHGLAYEKLRSVYFDVSRDKGYGHMTNMDIDMVSLGKTVDMDDYVKENPRDFTLLKRATLQDLKLGDVLETEWGNVRPSWFLQQAVTALEGLPGVSLLLAGEIHRFPHLENLRAIWAGAGVSPQVWMVAQPVLPGGPVLPCIDELIEQAGQPMAVRMWMLSSSYKKPLVYSEQAISMWVKNQQKLQDLAAGLSMLANGSGDISEDIDQEVFTLKSGLSQALDDNLKLHRFWPILFGFSKAINSLLGSAKICGSEAQFCLEQLLEVDDILGILDHDNMPVPFATLPEEVKIILEDRELARRKKDFATADALRDALIEAGFNVEDSSDGARVFKVR; translated from the coding sequence ATGTTTGCAAAAGATATACTCGAATTGGTTGGCGGAACACCTTTAGTTGAGATGCGCCATTTGAATCCAAGTGAAAAGGTCAAGATTCTGGCTAAGCTTGAAGCAATGAATCCTGGCGGCTCAATTAAAGATAGAGTCGCGCGGGCTATGATTAAGCGGGCAGAAGAGTCCGGCGAGCTTACACCTGATAAAATAATTATCGAAGCCACATCGGGTAATACCGGAATCGGGCTGGCTATGGCTTGCGCTGTTAAAGGTTATAAGCTGATGCTAATTATGCCCGAGACTGCGTCCGAAGAGCGTAAGATGATTATGCGTGCTTACGGTGCGGACATTTTGCTGACACCGGGCCACCTTGCAACTGACGGGGCCATTGAACAGGCGTATCGTTTTTGTCGTGAGGAACCTGAAAAATATCTTTTGACTGATCAGTATAACAACACAGCTTCTGTTGCCGCCCATTATAATGGTACAGCTCAGGAAATTTGGGATCAGACTGATGGTAAGGTGACACATGTTGTAGCCTGTCTCGGGACTACCGGGACAATAATGGGGCTGACTCAGCGCCTTAAAGAGTTGAATAAAGATATTCAAGTTATAGCGGTGGAACCACGGCCCGGTCATAAAATTCAGGGCCTTAAAAATATGCAGGAATCATATCCTCCGGGCATATACGATAAGCAGAAGCTTGACCGAATTATAAATGTTGAAGATGTCGATGCCTTTGAATGTTGTCGCCGTCTAGCAAAAGAAGAGGGCGTTTTTGTAGGTATGAGTTCCGGTGCTGCCATGTCCGGAGCTGCTGCCATTGCCAATGAACTTGAAGATGGGCTGGTTGTAACTATTTTCCCTGATGGTGGTGAGCGTTATCTTTCGACTCCTCTTTTTCGCCCGCAGGTCTTTAAAGGGCCTAAGATTTTTGACCAGTCTACAGGTGAAGATAAAATTTTATCCGGCACTGATGCGGAAACAGGAATGTTTACCATGGGCCCGTCCTTCGATAACCCATACGACCCTGAACCGTTTCGCCGTATTGTAATGCTCGATGTTCTTGCGCGTCATCTTGAGCGTGAAGGAAGTAAAGTTTCTGCTCTCGTTGGACTTGCAGATCTTGAAGATCAAACCCTTGCAGTTTCGCGCGACAGGGGCGTAAGCCGTGAAAGCTTTGCTAAAGAAGTTACCATAGCCATGGAAAAAGCAGCCGGTATTTTAGGGGTGCGCGATACAATCCGCTTCAGCAGGGCTTCCACATGTGTGGATAGAACCATTGAGATTTGCCGCACGATGCTGGCTCATGGTTTAGCTTACGAAAAACTACGGTCCGTATATTTTGATGTGTCCCGCGACAAGGGATACGGGCATATGACAAATATGGATATCGATATGGTCAGCCTAGGCAAGACCGTAGACATGGACGATTACGTTAAAGAAAATCCGCGCGATTTCACACTACTTAAACGCGCAACTCTACAAGATCTAAAATTAGGCGATGTGCTAGAAACCGAGTGGGGAAATGTTCGCCCAAGTTGGTTCTTACAACAGGCCGTAACAGCTCTAGAAGGGTTACCGGGCGTGAGCTTGCTTTTAGCCGGAGAGATTCACAGATTCCCACATTTAGAGAATCTACGCGCAATCTGGGCTGGGGCCGGAGTGTCACCTCAGGTATGGATGGTCGCGCAGCCCGTGCTACCCGGTGGGCCTGTCTTACCGTGTATAGATGAGTTAATCGAGCAGGCGGGTCAGCCAATGGCTGTACGCATGTGGATGCTTTCATCATCGTACAAGAAGCCGTTAGTATATAGTGAGCAGGCCATCTCCATGTGGGTGAAGAATCAGCAGAAATTGCAAGATCTCGCCGCTGGACTCAGCATGTTAGCCAATGGTTCCGGCGACATTTCAGAAGATATAGACCAAGAAGTGTTCACGCTTAAAAGTGGTCTGTCACAGGCGCTTGATGATAACCTGAAATTGCACAGATTCTGGCCTATACTTTTCGGATTCTCAAAGGCCATTAATTCATTATTAGGGTCTGCAAAAATCTGCGGGTCCGAAGCTCAGTTCTGTTTGGAGCAGTTGCTTGAAGTCGATGATATTTTAGGAATATTAGATCATGACAATATGCCCGTACCATTCGCAACATTGCCAGAAGAAGTTAAGATAATCTTAGAAGACAGAGAGCTTGCACGAAGGAAGAAGGATTTTGCCACAGCGGACGCATTACGCGATGCGCTGATAGAGGCAGGATTTAACGTGGAAGACAGCTCAGACGGGGCACGGGTGTTTAAGGTTAGGTAG
- a CDS encoding P-loop NTPase family protein, whose product MNNEPETPSADIELSLESISNSEDLIKWLSDVDSSKIISDWLVGEGFSKWKVSLALKLLTPLVVSGRKHAVKLMKDATKKRLLKHVSHYEWIRGIVEKLKIFNAKNSQQTQAESELKEILSGKIARSAGDIEHRNLLSLELQADLKQFGMLDEIKDGLGSIIELLNPQPEFKYTYSENTERHKFIYRSQYIPFVGREAELKFLNEFLYNDELFRWQSVLGPGGVGKSRLGLEFCLRNGGAYRAGILEDINFKFENWKPNQPTLIVIDYASKDQERLIRVLEILSNRAPRFDYNVRVLLLDRDNSTHKLNELRDHADISRMIHSPPFLINESESEIAAGIFEFFYEVEAKEIPESWDDNLVKLREIDPLMRPLFAAYFSDARAKGGCGKECSRESLLLDVIKREDREFWKPSGVTEEDKALLALATIINGVPDFKNDNLLPACITSVSVLLHNTPRFKALNGQLQPDGERLQYIPSWEPDLVGELFVLDFLSDNIHTGAVSKFRSKILELAWSFQPQNTAAFLDRLGQDYLEHSTLSKVISLPDNSIKSASYFWSFLAVNLIRDYGNAGNLSKAEEVYAELKSLAHANSEISKISLMLCYALYNLSKFYVEADDLPKAEDMYVELKSLVKDFHDNLDTALIQAQAITNLMTAYGKSKHSDKAKKVYGELTPLVLAHGGSSRMVLEQVRATGNLLGAYCQAEELGKAERVYVELKSLLGDKPDSSVKAFEQSKGAFNLISAYVCTGEISKVEEVYAEIKSLVLDNPEISEIALMQSSAAFNLTIYYARVNERSKAKPLLQDMITIAKMFSDNNEIAELLSPFRI is encoded by the coding sequence ATGAATAACGAGCCTGAAACACCCTCCGCTGATATTGAATTATCATTAGAATCTATTTCTAATTCCGAAGACCTTATTAAGTGGTTATCGGATGTCGATTCCTCCAAAATTATTTCTGATTGGCTTGTCGGAGAGGGCTTTTCGAAATGGAAAGTCAGCCTTGCCTTGAAGCTTCTTACGCCTTTGGTTGTTTCAGGTAGAAAACATGCTGTTAAGTTAATGAAAGACGCGACGAAGAAAAGGTTGCTTAAGCATGTCAGCCATTATGAGTGGATTCGGGGCATAGTTGAAAAATTAAAAATATTTAATGCGAAGAACTCACAGCAGACCCAAGCTGAAAGTGAATTGAAAGAAATTTTAAGCGGCAAAATAGCCCGTTCTGCCGGAGATATTGAGCATAGAAACTTGCTGTCTTTGGAGCTGCAAGCCGATCTTAAACAGTTTGGTATGCTTGATGAAATTAAGGATGGTCTTGGAAGCATAATAGAACTTCTAAATCCTCAGCCAGAGTTCAAATATACATATTCAGAAAATACTGAACGCCATAAGTTTATCTACCGATCACAGTACATTCCTTTCGTAGGCAGAGAAGCTGAATTGAAATTTCTTAATGAGTTTCTCTACAATGATGAGCTGTTCCGTTGGCAGTCTGTTCTAGGTCCCGGGGGAGTGGGTAAAAGCAGGCTGGGGCTTGAGTTTTGCTTGAGAAATGGCGGGGCGTATCGTGCGGGCATTCTGGAAGATATTAATTTTAAGTTTGAAAATTGGAAGCCGAACCAGCCGACACTTATAGTTATTGATTATGCATCAAAAGATCAGGAACGGTTAATTCGGGTTCTTGAAATTTTGAGTAATCGTGCGCCGAGATTTGATTACAACGTGCGGGTTTTATTGCTAGATAGAGATAATTCTACCCACAAGTTAAACGAACTTAGAGACCATGCAGATATAAGCCGCATGATTCATTCCCCTCCTTTTCTCATTAATGAATCAGAGTCAGAAATTGCAGCAGGTATTTTTGAATTTTTCTATGAAGTTGAAGCTAAAGAGATTCCTGAATCATGGGATGATAATTTAGTAAAACTGAGAGAAATTGACCCGCTTATGCGACCGTTGTTTGCGGCATATTTTTCGGATGCTAGAGCTAAGGGCGGTTGTGGCAAAGAGTGTAGCCGTGAGTCGCTTTTGCTAGATGTTATTAAGCGGGAAGATAGAGAATTTTGGAAACCTAGTGGGGTAACGGAAGAAGATAAGGCTTTGCTGGCATTGGCAACGATTATTAATGGAGTGCCTGACTTTAAAAATGATAATTTGTTGCCTGCCTGCATTACCTCCGTCTCGGTGTTGCTCCACAATACTCCTAGATTTAAGGCTTTAAATGGTCAATTACAGCCTGACGGTGAAAGGCTTCAGTATATTCCTAGTTGGGAGCCTGATCTCGTTGGCGAACTTTTTGTTTTGGATTTTTTATCTGATAATATTCATACAGGTGCAGTAAGTAAATTCCGTAGTAAAATATTAGAATTGGCGTGGAGTTTTCAGCCTCAAAATACGGCGGCTTTCCTTGATAGGTTAGGACAGGATTATTTGGAACATTCAACATTAAGTAAAGTGATTTCTTTACCTGACAATTCGATAAAATCCGCTTCATACTTTTGGTCGTTCTTGGCAGTGAATTTGATAAGAGATTATGGCAATGCAGGAAATCTGAGCAAAGCTGAAGAGGTGTATGCTGAACTAAAATCTTTGGCTCACGCCAATTCTGAAATTTCAAAGATATCTTTGATGTTGTGTTATGCTTTATATAATTTGAGTAAGTTTTATGTCGAAGCTGACGATTTGCCTAAGGCTGAAGATATGTATGTCGAACTTAAATCATTGGTGAAGGACTTTCATGATAATTTAGATACAGCTTTAATACAGGCACAAGCTATAACAAATCTGATGACTGCTTATGGCAAATCAAAGCATTCTGACAAAGCTAAAAAGGTGTACGGGGAACTGACTCCATTGGTATTGGCCCATGGTGGGAGCTCAAGGATGGTTCTCGAGCAAGTTAGAGCAACTGGAAACCTGCTTGGTGCTTACTGTCAAGCAGAAGAATTGGGTAAAGCTGAGAGGGTGTATGTCGAATTGAAGTCTTTGTTGGGGGATAAACCTGATAGCTCGGTGAAAGCCTTCGAACAAAGTAAAGGAGCCTTTAATTTGATTTCTGCATATGTCTGCACAGGGGAGATTAGCAAGGTCGAGGAGGTCTATGCAGAAATTAAGTCTTTGGTTCTGGACAATCCTGAAATTTCAGAAATAGCATTAATGCAGAGTTCTGCTGCATTTAATTTGACTATATATTACGCTAGAGTGAACGAACGAAGCAAAGCGAAACCCTTATTGCAAGATATGATTACTATTGCTAAAATGTTTTCTGATAACAATGAGATTGCTGAATTACTTTCACCATTCCGAATCTAA